One region of Endozoicomonas sp. Mp262 genomic DNA includes:
- a CDS encoding sigma-54 dependent transcriptional regulator, translating to MPIYLSSLVAKDGRGIHPMKKGKILVVGDEPEQNQRLSEQLRATHHHVEQMASAERALRVLRQGMVDLIIADFSHSPDANLGFLEKLRLLKTPPPVIIASEQPDVEEAVAAIKAGASDYLSHSTGAEKIQEIVATTLQPDHHTPVSPVVASKASLKTLEVARQVAASDASVLITGESGTGKEVLARYIHDQSPRSSGPFIAINCAAIPENLIEAELFGHVKGAFTGATVSQAGRFEQADGGSLLLDEIAEIPIGLQAKLLRVLQEKVVERLGSRTIIRLDVRVIAATNRDLKAQVQQGLFREDLYYRLNVFPLAWPPLRERKEDLLPLAGHFLTIYGQSRPGITLTPEAQVRLLEHQWPGNVRELENVIQRALVLCQGEAISPGDLMLESVSDLETSSEPEVTHIDEGISLDARRKRDEFKHIINTLREFGGHRGKTADSLGVTTRTLRNKLAEMRNHGIDVNAVLSGSKELPHKIPATEGD from the coding sequence GTGCCGATTTATCTTTCCAGTTTGGTGGCGAAAGATGGCAGAGGCATTCATCCAATGAAGAAAGGCAAGATTCTGGTTGTGGGGGATGAGCCTGAGCAAAATCAGCGTTTAAGTGAGCAGCTGCGTGCAACCCATCACCATGTGGAACAAATGGCATCGGCTGAAAGGGCATTAAGAGTCCTTCGGCAGGGCATGGTTGACCTGATTATTGCTGACTTTAGCCACTCACCGGATGCCAACCTTGGTTTTCTCGAAAAACTTCGCCTGTTAAAAACCCCGCCTCCCGTTATTATTGCCTCCGAGCAGCCGGATGTGGAAGAAGCGGTTGCCGCTATAAAAGCCGGTGCTTCCGATTATCTATCCCACTCTACCGGTGCCGAAAAAATTCAGGAGATTGTGGCCACAACGCTGCAACCTGATCACCACACCCCCGTTTCCCCCGTTGTGGCTTCAAAAGCCAGCCTGAAAACACTGGAAGTGGCTCGTCAGGTAGCCGCCTCCGATGCTTCAGTGTTGATAACAGGTGAGTCCGGAACAGGCAAGGAAGTGCTGGCCCGTTATATTCACGATCAGTCGCCCAGGTCTTCGGGGCCTTTTATTGCCATAAACTGTGCCGCTATCCCCGAAAACCTCATTGAGGCGGAGCTGTTTGGCCATGTTAAAGGTGCCTTTACCGGTGCTACGGTGAGCCAGGCCGGGCGATTTGAACAAGCGGATGGTGGCAGCCTGCTGCTGGATGAAATTGCAGAAATTCCTATTGGCCTGCAAGCCAAGCTTCTAAGGGTGTTGCAGGAAAAGGTGGTGGAACGACTGGGCAGCCGAACCATTATCAGGCTGGACGTCAGGGTGATTGCCGCCACCAACCGTGACTTAAAAGCCCAGGTGCAGCAGGGGCTGTTTCGGGAAGACCTTTATTATCGCCTGAATGTTTTTCCCTTGGCCTGGCCACCCTTGCGAGAACGAAAAGAAGACTTGCTTCCCCTGGCTGGGCACTTTCTGACTATTTATGGACAATCCCGGCCAGGTATCACCCTGACCCCCGAAGCACAGGTTCGGTTGCTTGAGCACCAATGGCCGGGAAATGTTCGGGAACTGGAGAATGTTATTCAGCGGGCTCTGGTCTTATGCCAGGGAGAGGCTATCAGTCCTGGTGACTTGATGCTGGAGTCTGTCAGTGATTTAGAAACCTCCAGTGAGCCTGAGGTGACTCATATAGATGAAGGCATCAGTCTTGATGCCCGGCGGAAGCGTGATGAATTCAAGCATATTATCAATACCCTTCGCGAGTTTGGTGGGCACCGGGGAAAAACGGCAGATTCCCTGGGAGTCACTACCCGTACCCTCAGGAATAAACTGGCAGAAATGAGAAACCATGGAATTGATGTTAACGCCGTGTTGTCTGGCTCAAAGGAATTACCCCATAAAATTCCGGCTACTGAAGGAGACTAA
- the pelG gene encoding exopolysaccharide Pel transporter PelG, which yields MAGIGFELRKILERNNYTSTLQAYFYAGIISSGPWVLSIVSMLLVGIISIKRFSDTQELSYFLVTVTYLMAGSLVMTGGTQLLLTRFIADRMYEKRNDLILPNTMGALALTAVIAALAAGPAVCLLFPDKNLYFRLLTFTAFVILNCLWLAVIFLSGLKAYNRILLTMAIGYTTVVILSALLSNYQAEGLMLAFVVGHALILFAFMNEIFRAFPGDKLLSFDFLKRCNIHPSLFFIGLAFYLGIWSDKFIFWFNPITSEATAGYLRSSVIYDIPIFLAYLTIIPGMAVFLVRFETDFAENYSRFYDAIREHQPLKTIQYNKQLMVDSVRQGILEILKIQSLTVILLFVWTRELLSWLGISYYYETLLQVDMVGVGIQVIMLAVMNVLFYLDRRKEALQLSLVFLGSNTLFTLASQKTNPAFFGYGFVIAVTLTTIIGLLMISRILRDLEYETFMLRN from the coding sequence ATGGCCGGCATAGGCTTTGAGCTTCGCAAAATTCTGGAACGAAACAACTACACGTCAACCCTGCAAGCCTATTTTTATGCAGGCATTATCAGTTCCGGCCCCTGGGTACTTTCCATTGTCAGCATGTTGCTGGTTGGCATTATCAGTATCAAGCGTTTCAGTGATACCCAGGAACTCAGTTATTTCCTGGTAACAGTCACTTATTTGATGGCAGGTTCGCTGGTAATGACAGGCGGGACACAACTATTGCTAACACGCTTTATTGCTGATCGGATGTACGAAAAACGGAATGATCTGATCCTTCCTAATACCATGGGAGCACTGGCACTGACAGCCGTTATCGCCGCTTTGGCAGCAGGGCCAGCCGTCTGCCTGCTATTTCCTGATAAAAACCTGTACTTCAGACTGCTAACCTTTACCGCCTTTGTCATACTCAACTGTCTCTGGCTTGCCGTTATCTTTTTATCCGGCCTAAAAGCCTATAACCGCATCTTGCTGACTATGGCGATTGGATACACAACAGTTGTTATACTTTCTGCCCTTTTAAGTAATTATCAAGCCGAAGGGTTAATGCTGGCATTTGTTGTTGGCCATGCACTTATCCTTTTTGCCTTTATGAATGAAATATTCAGGGCTTTTCCCGGAGATAAGTTACTGAGTTTTGACTTTCTTAAACGCTGCAATATTCATCCGTCACTATTTTTTATTGGCCTGGCTTTTTATCTGGGTATCTGGTCCGACAAGTTTATATTCTGGTTCAATCCCATTACTTCAGAAGCCACAGCAGGTTATCTGCGTTCTTCAGTCATTTATGATATTCCGATCTTTCTGGCTTATCTGACCATTATTCCGGGAATGGCCGTTTTCCTGGTACGCTTTGAAACGGACTTTGCCGAAAACTACAGCCGTTTTTATGATGCTATTAGAGAGCATCAGCCACTGAAAACCATCCAGTATAACAAGCAATTGATGGTTGACTCTGTCCGCCAGGGCATTCTTGAAATCCTAAAAATCCAGTCACTCACTGTAATCCTGCTATTTGTCTGGACCAGGGAGTTACTGAGCTGGCTAGGTATTTCCTATTACTACGAGACACTTTTGCAGGTTGATATGGTGGGCGTCGGCATCCAGGTCATTATGTTGGCGGTAATGAATGTACTGTTTTATCTGGACAGGCGTAAGGAAGCCTTGCAATTAAGTCTTGTGTTTTTAGGTTCCAATACCCTATTCACCCTGGCTTCTCAAAAGACAAATCCGGCGTTTTTTGGTTATGGATTTGTAATTGCAGTGACCCTGACAACCATTATTGGCCTATTAATGATTAGCCGTATTCTGCGAGATCTGGAATATGAAACATTTATGCTGAGAAACTAA
- the pelF gene encoding GT4 family glycosyltransferase PelF: MDKQAQITLLLEGTYPYVRGGVSSWVHQIIQGMPEFSFAVIFIGSCPEDYGKMLYEFPDNVVHFECHYLQASWQMKPPARVAENKEAYAKSRKLHDLFQVPKAKLPNKLVADVLSSLGEKKGITHENFLYSRCSWDNISRAYERYSQDPSFLNYFWTVRSMHAPLFMLTEVARTVPLTPVIHSISTGYAGLLGAMIKNRSPNSYYLLSEHGIYSKERKIDLAQASWISDGELAHAEGVIMENGFLRDMWIRFFEVLSQLTYQATDKIFSLYEGNQLRQINDGADFSKTAVIANGISLERYKDALSKRPPGIPMVIGLIGRVVPIKDIKTFIRTIHRVRDDIPEIEGWIIGPEEEDPEYASECHQLTETLGLKDTVKFLGFQNVPEILPKLGLMALTSISEAQPLVILEAYAAGVPCVCTDVGSCREMVEGGQEPGDRELGPSGAIVNMADPESAARECVRLLGNSELWHQQQQAAIQRVKQFYTEEKMFQRYRDLYRDSLAIAEEAQEWPA; encoded by the coding sequence GAAGACTATGGCAAGATGCTCTACGAATTCCCAGACAATGTCGTTCACTTTGAATGCCACTATCTTCAGGCATCCTGGCAAATGAAGCCGCCAGCCAGAGTTGCAGAAAACAAAGAAGCTTACGCGAAATCCCGCAAGCTTCATGACCTGTTTCAGGTTCCCAAAGCCAAGCTGCCAAACAAGCTGGTAGCCGATGTGCTGAGTAGTTTGGGAGAAAAAAAGGGGATAACCCATGAGAACTTTCTTTATAGCCGCTGCTCATGGGACAATATTTCACGGGCATATGAACGCTACAGTCAGGACCCTTCTTTTCTGAATTACTTTTGGACTGTCAGATCAATGCATGCACCGCTGTTTATGCTGACCGAGGTAGCCCGTACGGTACCCCTGACACCGGTTATTCACAGCATCTCAACGGGCTATGCGGGGCTGTTAGGTGCCATGATCAAAAACCGCAGCCCAAACAGTTACTACCTGTTGAGTGAGCATGGCATTTATTCCAAAGAGCGCAAAATCGACCTGGCTCAGGCCAGTTGGATCAGTGATGGCGAACTGGCCCATGCCGAAGGCGTGATTATGGAGAACGGTTTTTTGCGGGATATGTGGATTCGCTTTTTTGAAGTACTGAGCCAGCTAACCTACCAAGCCACTGATAAAATCTTTTCTCTTTACGAAGGCAATCAGTTACGCCAGATAAACGACGGTGCTGACTTCAGTAAAACCGCTGTAATTGCCAACGGTATCAGTCTCGAACGTTACAAGGATGCCCTGTCCAAGCGACCACCCGGTATTCCTATGGTCATTGGCTTGATTGGCCGGGTTGTGCCTATTAAGGATATAAAAACCTTTATTCGAACCATTCACCGGGTCAGGGATGATATTCCAGAAATTGAGGGCTGGATTATTGGACCAGAAGAGGAAGATCCGGAATATGCCAGCGAATGCCACCAGTTAACCGAAACCCTTGGCCTGAAAGATACCGTAAAATTTCTGGGATTTCAGAATGTGCCTGAAATTCTTCCAAAGCTGGGCCTTATGGCACTGACCTCCATCAGTGAGGCTCAGCCACTTGTTATCCTGGAAGCCTATGCTGCCGGGGTGCCTTGTGTCTGTACCGATGTGGGGAGTTGTCGCGAAATGGTCGAAGGTGGCCAGGAACCAGGAGACCGTGAACTCGGCCCATCCGGTGCCATTGTCAATATGGCAGACCCGGAGTCAGCCGCCCGGGAGTGTGTTCGCCTGCTGGGCAATAGTGAACTCTGGCACCAACAACAGCAGGCAGCGATTCAGCGGGTAAAGCAGTTTTATACCGAAGAGAAAATGTTCCAACGTTACCGGGATCTCTATCGAGACTCCCTGGCTATAGCAGAGGAGGCACAGGAATGGCCGGCATAG